In a genomic window of Curtobacterium sp. MCBD17_035:
- a CDS encoding NAD(P)H-hydrate dehydratase encodes MPATDRSKIVTPNVLRDWPLPAPGGSKYGRGQVVVVGGAARTPGAAMLSALAALRVGAGRLTLAIAESVAPHVAVAIPESGVVPLVEDDDGHVRGDALDGAGDDLSAADAVLLGPGLDEPDGTRELVRRLPGLVGDDTVVVLDAFALGVAPSVAEDLAPLRGRLVMTPNTSEAGRLLGRDVDKDDLASDLAEIADRFGAVVSCQSVIGEPGGTTWAMGTGTGGLGTSGSGDVLSGAIAGLAARGATPVQAAVWATHVHAAAGDRLAVQVGPMGYLASELVTELPRVLVEHGA; translated from the coding sequence ATGCCGGCCACTGACCGTTCGAAGATCGTCACCCCGAACGTCCTGCGCGACTGGCCGCTGCCCGCTCCGGGCGGCTCGAAGTACGGCCGCGGCCAGGTGGTCGTCGTCGGCGGGGCCGCGCGCACGCCCGGCGCCGCCATGCTCTCCGCGCTCGCCGCGCTCCGGGTCGGGGCCGGGAGGCTCACCCTCGCCATCGCGGAGTCGGTCGCGCCCCACGTCGCCGTCGCCATCCCGGAGTCCGGGGTGGTCCCGCTCGTCGAGGACGACGACGGCCACGTCCGCGGCGACGCGCTCGACGGCGCGGGCGACGACCTGTCCGCCGCGGACGCCGTACTGCTCGGGCCGGGACTCGACGAGCCGGACGGGACCCGGGAACTCGTGCGGCGCCTCCCGGGCCTGGTCGGTGACGACACCGTGGTCGTGCTCGACGCGTTCGCGCTCGGGGTCGCCCCGTCGGTCGCCGAGGACCTCGCGCCGCTCCGGGGGCGGCTCGTCATGACCCCGAACACGTCGGAGGCCGGGCGCCTGCTCGGCCGTGACGTCGACAAGGACGACCTGGCGTCCGACCTCGCCGAGATCGCCGATCGGTTCGGCGCCGTCGTGTCCTGCCAGAGCGTCATCGGCGAACCGGGAGGCACGACCTGGGCCATGGGGACCGGCACCGGTGGTCTCGGCACGAGCGGGAGCGGCGACGTGCTGTCCGGCGCGATCGCGGGCCTCGCGGCACGGGGGGCCACCCCCGTCCAGGCGGCCGTGTGGGCGACCCACGTGCACGCGGCGGCCGGGGACCGGCTCGCCGTGCAGGTCGGTCCGATGGGCTACCTGGCGAGCGAACTCGTCACGGAGCTGCCGCGGGTGCTCGTGGAGCACGGGGCGTAG
- a CDS encoding PqqD family protein, whose product MTGPTLGALSVATVDEPIVLDVLGARVALRLHGLDEDGRDRVLADWSWCRTPHRASATSTTVHAVLAAPAPAPGAAAVPDGTSGAPEGPGSIVVRAADVDTLRDRLARALTLHAIDARAADLLLLHAAAVCDPATGATVALVGRSGSGKTTAAQVLGRTFAYVTDETLGVQDDGTVVPYPKPLSVVRAGSPKAQVGPDVAGLVRSAGPAPWLAAVLLLDRDPSLPSALLEPVRVTEVVEPLFGQISYLSRRGRPLARLRRIVDATGGLRVLRYAEARDLAPVVGGVLAGVSGRPAATLGAVRAVTEASSSGLADPGASVRRAAVTDWVGDGDDVLVLHADRLHVLQAVGAAVWTALARPRSLDALVRHAVERFGTPEGADPSLLVARVVEELRASGLVETGPATPRAPRAPAAAP is encoded by the coding sequence GTGACCGGGCCCACCCTCGGGGCGCTCAGCGTCGCGACCGTCGACGAGCCGATCGTCCTCGACGTCCTCGGCGCCCGGGTGGCGCTCCGCCTGCACGGACTCGACGAGGACGGCCGCGACCGCGTCCTCGCGGACTGGTCCTGGTGCCGGACCCCGCACCGCGCGTCGGCGACGTCGACGACGGTGCACGCCGTGCTCGCGGCACCGGCGCCCGCCCCCGGTGCCGCCGCGGTCCCGGACGGCACCTCCGGGGCCCCGGAGGGGCCCGGATCGATCGTCGTCCGGGCCGCGGACGTGGACACGCTCCGTGACCGGCTGGCGCGGGCGCTCACCCTGCACGCGATCGACGCCCGTGCCGCGGACCTCCTGCTGCTGCACGCCGCCGCGGTGTGTGATCCCGCGACCGGCGCGACGGTGGCGCTCGTCGGACGATCCGGCAGCGGCAAGACGACGGCCGCGCAGGTACTCGGGCGCACCTTCGCGTACGTCACGGACGAGACGCTCGGCGTGCAGGACGACGGGACGGTCGTGCCGTACCCCAAGCCGTTGTCGGTGGTGCGGGCCGGATCGCCGAAGGCGCAGGTCGGGCCGGACGTCGCCGGTCTCGTCCGGTCGGCGGGACCGGCGCCCTGGCTCGCCGCCGTGCTGCTGCTCGACCGCGATCCGTCCCTGCCGTCGGCGCTGCTCGAACCCGTGCGCGTCACCGAGGTCGTCGAGCCGCTGTTCGGGCAGATCAGCTACCTGTCCCGCCGCGGCCGTCCGCTGGCGCGGCTCCGGCGCATCGTCGACGCGACCGGCGGCCTGCGGGTGCTCCGGTACGCGGAGGCCCGGGACCTCGCGCCGGTCGTCGGTGGCGTCCTCGCCGGCGTGTCGGGGCGTCCGGCGGCCACGCTCGGGGCGGTCCGTGCGGTCACCGAGGCGTCATCGTCCGGACTCGCCGATCCCGGGGCGTCCGTCCGCCGCGCCGCCGTCACGGACTGGGTCGGCGACGGGGACGACGTGCTCGTCCTGCACGCGGACCGACTCCACGTCCTGCAGGCCGTCGGCGCCGCGGTGTGGACCGCGCTCGCCCGGCCCCGGTCCCTGGACGCGCTGGTGCGGCACGCGGTCGAACGGTTCGGCACCCCCGAGGGCGCGGACCCGTCGCTCCTCGTCGCGCGTGTCGTCGAGGAACTCCGGGCGTCCGGGCTCGTGGAGACCGGTCCGGCTACGCCCCGTGCTCCACGAGCACCCGCGGCAGCTCCGTGA